A genomic window from Clostridium aceticum includes:
- a CDS encoding IS66 family transposase: protein MKYLRLSGKKSLKIKVEVDYQFKDTIESQNKTIEGLREELKKANENMEFLIKKLYGRKTEKTSVIDGQLVINDISLGLFNEAEKEADLSVLEPVPFDEPVKKTRKGYKRKNLFKDLPQQDHVYKLDESQRVCPIDGDSLSVVGKNFLRSEIKYIPAEISVVNIYQETYECRTCKKDNRPRVFNPYTPEPVLQHSYATASSVAWTMYQKFVQSVPLYRQEKGWKQMGFPISRATLSNWIIKTSEEWLIPVIEKLHEDSFNKVTRI, encoded by the coding sequence ATGAAATACTTAAGGCTCAGTGGCAAAAAATCCTTAAAGATCAAAGTGGAAGTGGACTATCAATTCAAAGATACAATTGAATCCCAGAATAAAACCATTGAAGGCCTTAGAGAAGAGTTGAAGAAGGCTAATGAGAACATGGAGTTTCTCATTAAAAAGCTTTATGGAAGAAAGACCGAGAAAACTTCTGTAATAGATGGACAACTAGTAATTAATGATATTTCACTAGGTTTATTCAATGAAGCAGAAAAAGAAGCAGATCTATCAGTTCTAGAACCAGTTCCATTTGATGAACCAGTTAAAAAAACAAGAAAAGGCTACAAGAGAAAAAATCTCTTCAAAGACCTTCCACAGCAAGATCATGTCTACAAACTGGATGAATCCCAAAGAGTATGCCCAATTGATGGCGATAGTCTTTCTGTAGTAGGGAAGAACTTCTTAAGATCAGAAATCAAATATATACCAGCTGAAATTAGCGTAGTTAACATATATCAAGAAACTTATGAATGCAGAACATGTAAGAAAGATAACAGGCCAAGGGTATTTAACCCATATACTCCAGAACCTGTACTTCAACATTCCTATGCCACAGCTTCCAGTGTAGCATGGACAATGTATCAAAAATTTGTACAATCAGTTCCTCTATATCGCCAAGAGAAGGGTTGGAAGCAGATGGGCTTTCCAATAAGCCGAGCCACCCTTTCTAATTGGATTATAAAAACTTCAGAAGAATGGCTAATCCCTGTAATTGAAAAACTGCATGAGGATTCTTTTAACAAGGTTACCAGGATCTAA
- the istA gene encoding IS21 family transposase produces MKNLQEWAAVQELYIRKVPILQISKQLGMSRNTVKRLIKLKEKPKYTRAKYPSKVDKYLAEIIMWRTSPEYDFNGTRIFEELKKKGYEGTINPIYRALKKIDRDRVEISKNATVRVETPPGDQAQFDWSEYKMYVNNKVQTVYCFAMILSASRKKAMCFSLCIDAEAIYEAIQELFNDLGGITLELLIDNPKALVVDNNPKNEGEIKYNEYSLLLARHLGTELNACNCYWPRTKGKVEKPFQYIEEQFIKGNRFTSMEDLNIQGKEFIKAWNSKIHTTTRRIPNEFFENEEIKYLLPLPTTRFKMKQLERRVISNDSFIHIGTNKYSVPVKYATKKLQYRIIYGFRIEIYDMESEYIMSLELREGKFGTFKDPTHYDAISVKANKSIPQIKRDFINTFKYGEAYLKAVDGLFQQPSYHARKILELLDLYEPEVLDKILAYAIDKDKLDIKSIKELIRNDFFKIVSDKTEITSITQITDIEGITRSCDYYDSQEVTSL; encoded by the coding sequence GTGAAAAACTTGCAAGAATGGGCAGCAGTACAGGAACTGTACATAAGGAAGGTCCCAATATTACAGATTTCGAAGCAACTTGGGATGTCTCGTAATACTGTTAAAAGGCTAATTAAACTTAAAGAAAAGCCTAAGTACACAAGAGCTAAGTATCCTTCAAAGGTAGATAAATATTTAGCTGAAATAATTATGTGGAGAACTTCTCCTGAGTATGATTTTAATGGTACAAGAATATTTGAGGAGTTAAAGAAAAAAGGATATGAGGGAACAATTAACCCTATTTACAGAGCACTTAAAAAGATTGATAGGGATAGGGTTGAAATATCGAAAAATGCAACTGTAAGGGTAGAAACTCCACCTGGTGATCAAGCTCAGTTTGATTGGTCAGAATATAAAATGTATGTAAACAACAAAGTTCAGACAGTATATTGCTTTGCCATGATCTTATCTGCCAGCAGAAAGAAAGCTATGTGTTTCTCTCTTTGCATTGATGCAGAAGCAATTTATGAAGCAATTCAGGAGTTATTCAATGATTTAGGTGGTATTACATTGGAGCTTCTGATTGATAACCCTAAGGCATTGGTAGTAGATAATAATCCTAAAAATGAAGGTGAAATAAAGTATAATGAGTACTCTTTACTTCTTGCTAGACATCTTGGCACAGAGCTTAATGCTTGTAATTGCTACTGGCCCCGTACTAAAGGCAAGGTTGAAAAGCCATTTCAATACATAGAAGAACAGTTCATTAAGGGAAATAGATTTACTTCAATGGAGGATCTAAATATACAGGGAAAGGAATTCATAAAGGCCTGGAATAGTAAGATTCATACAACTACAAGGCGAATTCCTAATGAATTCTTTGAAAACGAAGAAATCAAATATCTTCTACCCTTACCAACCACTAGGTTTAAGATGAAACAGCTTGAAAGAAGAGTAATTAGCAATGATAGCTTTATACACATAGGTACAAATAAATATAGTGTGCCAGTAAAATATGCAACAAAAAAACTTCAATATAGGATAATTTATGGGTTTAGAATAGAAATTTACGATATGGAATCTGAGTATATTATGTCCCTTGAGCTTAGAGAAGGTAAATTCGGCACCTTTAAAGATCCTACCCATTATGATGCCATATCAGTAAAGGCTAATAAGTCAATTCCACAGATAAAACGAGATTTTATCAATACATTTAAATATGGAGAAGCATATTTAAAAGCAGTAGATGGACTATTTCAACAACCTAGCTATCATGCCAGAAAAATACTGGAATTACTAGATCTTTATGAGCCGGAGGTTCTTGATAAAATACTAGCCTATGCCATAGATAAAGACAAGCTTGATATCAAATCAATAAAGGAACTAATAAGGAATGATTTCTTCAAAATAGTATCAGATAAGACAGAAATTACATCCATTACCCAAATAACAGATATTGAAGGAATCACAAGAAGCTGTGACTACTACGATAGCCAGGAGGTAACCTCCTTATGA
- the istB gene encoding IS21-like element helper ATPase IstB: MIKEKIICDDNYIRAKLKDFKLVDIREKYQEIIDEAIRDKLGYKDFLIKLIQTEEEGKGKRLSQRLIFKAGFDFIKTLDDIEYDFNESISYQKVKELGTLSFMGRKENIIIIGPPGVGKSMIATGIGINACKAGKTVMFVNAKELMDKLSDAVRKDTLKQLLKALNKVDLLIIDELSYLKMDKEKESIFFQVIRQRYEKSSLIITTNLPLSRWDEVFTGQLAATAILDRLVHHCHVLSITGDSFRVKGQKYMSELNKTEKSRKLDTKED; the protein is encoded by the coding sequence ATGATTAAAGAAAAGATCATCTGCGATGATAACTACATTAGAGCAAAATTAAAGGACTTCAAGCTAGTAGATATACGAGAAAAATACCAAGAAATCATAGATGAAGCCATAAGAGACAAACTTGGATACAAAGATTTCTTAATTAAATTGATTCAAACTGAAGAAGAAGGAAAAGGAAAACGACTATCACAGCGTCTCATATTCAAAGCAGGCTTTGATTTTATCAAAACACTAGATGACATAGAATATGACTTTAATGAAAGTATAAGCTATCAGAAAGTCAAAGAACTTGGAACCCTTTCATTTATGGGAAGAAAGGAAAACATCATTATCATAGGTCCTCCCGGTGTAGGTAAAAGTATGATTGCCACAGGCATAGGTATAAATGCATGTAAAGCAGGAAAAACAGTTATGTTTGTAAATGCAAAGGAGCTTATGGATAAGTTGTCAGATGCTGTTAGAAAAGATACTTTAAAACAGCTTTTAAAGGCTTTAAATAAGGTTGATTTACTTATCATAGACGAGTTATCGTACCTAAAAATGGACAAAGAAAAAGAGAGCATATTTTTTCAGGTTATCCGGCAAAGATATGAAAAAAGCTCCCTTATCATAACAACTAATCTTCCCCTAAGTAGATGGGATGAAGTATTTACAGGGCAATTAGCAGCTACTGCAATACTAGATAGATTAGTTCATCATTGTCATGTTCTTAGTATAACAGGAGACAGTTTTCGTGTCAAAGGTCAGAAGTACATGTCAGAACTTAATAAAACAGAAAAGTCAAGAAAGCTAGATACTAAGGAGGATTAA